Proteins encoded together in one Orrella marina window:
- a CDS encoding acetyl/propionyl/methylcrotonyl-CoA carboxylase subunit alpha produces the protein MFNKILIANRGEIACRIIKTARRMGIRTVAVYSEADTRARHVRMADEAVLIGPASARESYLVIERIIDAAKHTGAQAIHPGYGFLSENVAFCEACDAAGLVFIGPPAHAIRSMGSKSHAKQLMGDAGVPLTPGYHGENQAPAFLHQQAEQIGYPVLIKAAAGGGGKGMRLVEQSGQFLDALASCKREAVSSFGDDHVLVEKYITRPRHIEIQIFGDTHGNVVYLFERDCSVQRRHQKVLEEAPAPGMTPERRAAMGQAAVDAARAVGYVGAGTVEFIANQDGSFYFMEMNTRLQVEHPVTEMITGQDLVEWQLRVASGEPLPLAQEQIVMNGHALEARIYAEDPDRGFLPSTGRLVHLEPPAENLHIRVDTGVEEGDEISPHYDPMIAKLIVWDSDRDRALARMLQALADYQVVGVSNNIDFLTRLTACPAFSGADLDTGLIEREHDFLFRKSEHIPDDVWMVAALAQLTTDTEQAQRRAAHTEEPSSPWYVSDGWRLNLQAEREFRFMRGSLERVVRVAYQEDGFLMDINGQCVQVRAQGDDRGRLQVDIDGRRREASVIAVGHKRHVFLDGQAWVLDHADPLEHAAQGSVAEGGLLAPMPGKVIALLATEGAQVEEGAPLLVLEAMKMEHTITAPFAGTLTSFRYAVGDQVEDGAEMVELERHVQSEAATNA, from the coding sequence ATGTTTAACAAGATTCTGATTGCTAACCGTGGCGAGATTGCCTGCCGCATCATCAAGACTGCACGCAGGATGGGTATCCGTACGGTTGCGGTGTATTCCGAGGCGGATACCCGGGCGCGTCATGTCCGGATGGCAGATGAGGCGGTCCTGATTGGCCCTGCTAGCGCGAGGGAAAGCTATCTGGTGATCGAACGGATCATTGATGCTGCAAAACATACCGGTGCACAGGCGATTCACCCCGGCTACGGCTTCTTGTCGGAGAATGTGGCGTTTTGCGAGGCGTGCGACGCGGCCGGTCTGGTCTTTATTGGTCCACCTGCGCACGCGATCCGTTCCATGGGATCGAAGTCTCACGCCAAGCAGTTGATGGGCGATGCAGGCGTTCCGCTCACTCCCGGATATCACGGGGAGAATCAGGCACCCGCTTTTCTACATCAGCAAGCTGAGCAGATTGGCTATCCGGTTCTGATCAAGGCTGCGGCTGGCGGTGGAGGCAAGGGAATGCGTCTGGTCGAACAGTCCGGCCAGTTTCTGGACGCGCTGGCCTCCTGCAAGCGGGAAGCTGTCTCCAGCTTTGGTGATGATCATGTGCTCGTGGAGAAGTACATCACACGACCACGTCACATCGAGATTCAGATTTTTGGTGATACTCATGGCAATGTGGTTTATCTCTTCGAGCGGGATTGTTCGGTTCAGCGGCGCCACCAGAAAGTGCTCGAAGAGGCGCCGGCTCCAGGCATGACTCCTGAGAGACGTGCCGCAATGGGTCAGGCCGCAGTCGATGCTGCCAGAGCGGTGGGTTACGTCGGCGCAGGTACCGTTGAGTTCATCGCCAATCAGGATGGGTCCTTTTATTTCATGGAAATGAACACCCGGCTACAGGTGGAGCACCCAGTAACTGAAATGATCACCGGTCAGGATCTGGTCGAATGGCAATTGCGGGTGGCTAGTGGCGAACCCTTGCCCCTTGCACAAGAGCAGATCGTCATGAACGGCCATGCGCTAGAGGCGAGAATCTACGCCGAAGATCCAGACAGAGGGTTTCTGCCATCGACCGGCAGGCTGGTGCATCTTGAGCCGCCCGCAGAGAACCTGCACATTCGTGTGGATACCGGGGTTGAAGAAGGCGACGAGATCAGCCCACATTACGATCCCATGATTGCCAAACTGATTGTCTGGGACAGCGACCGGGACAGGGCGCTGGCGCGGATGTTGCAAGCGCTGGCTGACTATCAGGTCGTTGGTGTTTCGAACAACATCGACTTTCTGACTCGTCTGACGGCATGCCCGGCATTTTCCGGTGCGGATCTTGATACTGGACTGATCGAACGCGAACATGATTTTCTGTTCAGAAAGTCAGAACACATTCCTGATGATGTGTGGATGGTGGCCGCGCTGGCTCAGCTGACCACAGACACTGAACAGGCGCAAAGACGTGCTGCGCATACAGAAGAACCTTCATCTCCGTGGTACGTATCCGATGGCTGGCGCCTCAATCTTCAGGCTGAGCGCGAGTTTCGGTTTATGAGAGGATCGCTTGAGCGGGTGGTCAGAGTCGCCTACCAGGAAGATGGGTTCCTGATGGATATCAACGGCCAGTGTGTGCAGGTTCGCGCGCAAGGCGATGACAGGGGACGTCTGCAGGTTGATATCGATGGCAGACGCCGGGAAGCCAGTGTGATCGCTGTCGGGCACAAACGACATGTATTCCTGGATGGCCAGGCATGGGTGCTTGACCATGCCGATCCACTCGAACACGCGGCGCAAGGCAGTGTTGCTGAAGGGGGGCTTCTGGCACCCATGCCCGGAAAGGTGATTGCCCTGCTGGCAACCGAAGGTGCTCAGGTAGAGGAAGGCGCACCGCTTTTGGTGCTGGAGGCGATGAAAATGGAACACACCATCACCGCACCATTCGCAGGCACCTTGACGTCATTCAGGTATGCGGTGGGGGACCAGGTGGAAGATGGTGCCGAGATGGTGGAGCTTGAGCGTCATGTGCAAAGTGAGGCGGCGACAAATGCCTGA
- a CDS encoding enoyl-CoA hydratase/isomerase family protein, whose amino-acid sequence MESKTLEVDVNQGVATVWMNRPELHNAFNPELIEALTQTFRQLDQQSDVRVMVLAGRGKSFSAGADLAWMKQAGQASESENFADAMKLALMMRTLAEMNKPTVARVQGAALGGGMGLASACDICIASEQALFATSEVKFGIIPAAISPYVIRAIGERHACRYFQTAELISAHKAVELGLVHEVVAADSLDECVAGMVKSLQRGGPQSQAAAKDLIRAVASRPVTDEIVRDTAQRIARLRATPEAREGLDAFLAKRPPQWLPKG is encoded by the coding sequence ATGGAGAGCAAGACCCTGGAAGTCGATGTGAATCAGGGCGTGGCGACGGTATGGATGAATCGTCCGGAATTGCACAATGCGTTCAATCCAGAGTTGATTGAGGCGTTGACCCAGACATTCAGACAACTGGATCAACAAAGCGATGTGCGAGTGATGGTTCTGGCTGGACGGGGTAAAAGTTTTTCTGCCGGTGCTGACCTGGCGTGGATGAAGCAGGCCGGTCAGGCCAGCGAATCGGAGAACTTTGCGGACGCGATGAAGCTTGCCCTGATGATGCGTACGCTCGCTGAAATGAACAAGCCAACGGTTGCACGGGTGCAAGGTGCGGCACTCGGTGGTGGCATGGGTCTGGCCAGCGCATGCGATATCTGCATTGCGTCCGAGCAGGCATTGTTCGCGACTTCAGAAGTGAAGTTCGGCATCATTCCTGCCGCCATCAGTCCGTATGTGATACGGGCAATCGGAGAGCGCCATGCCTGCCGCTACTTTCAGACTGCGGAGTTGATCAGTGCGCACAAGGCCGTCGAACTTGGGCTGGTTCATGAGGTGGTTGCGGCTGACTCGCTTGATGAGTGTGTGGCAGGGATGGTCAAGAGCTTGCAGCGTGGCGGGCCCCAGTCACAGGCTGCTGCCAAAGACCTGATCCGCGCAGTGGCCAGCCGGCCTGTCACCGATGAGATCGTTCGGGATACTGCGCAGCGGATTGCCAGATTGCGCGCAACGCCTGAGGCCAGAGAAGGACTCGACGCCTTTCTGGCAAAGCGGCCCCCACAGTGGCTGCCCAAGGGCTGA
- a CDS encoding carboxyl transferase domain-containing protein: protein MSIIQSAVNPRSAQFQENAEAMRNLVADLRDTATRVSMGGGEAARAKHIARGKLLPRDRIGHLLDPGSPFLEIGQLAAYDMYDNDAPSAGMVAGIGRVQGVECMIVANDATVKGGTYYPITVKKHLRAQEIAEQNHLPCIYLVDSGGAFLPLQDEVFPDRDHFGRIFYNQANMSAKGIPQVAVVMGSCTAGGAYVPAMSDETVIVRNQGTIFLAGPPLVKAATGEIVSAEDLGGGDVHTRLSGVADHLAENDAHALSLARRVIANLNHRKPGDLVIGNAEEPLYDPKEIYGIVPKDARRPYDVREVIARVVDGSRFDEFKARYGTTLVTGFAQLYGMPVGIVANNGILFGESAQKGAHFVELCGQRGIPLVFLQNITGFMVGRKYETGGIAKDGAKMVTAVATVQVPKITAIIGGSFGAGNYGMCGRAYSPRMMWTWPNSRISVMGGEQAASVLATVRRDGIEARGGQWSSDEENAFKMPIRDQYEHQGHPYYATARLWDDGVIDPAQTRRTLGLSLSATLNAPIGPTRFGVFRM, encoded by the coding sequence ATGAGCATCATTCAATCTGCAGTCAATCCGCGCAGCGCGCAGTTCCAGGAGAATGCCGAGGCGATGCGCAATCTGGTTGCAGACTTGCGAGACACGGCAACCCGGGTTTCCATGGGAGGCGGCGAGGCCGCCCGGGCAAAGCATATCGCTAGAGGCAAACTGCTACCGCGAGACCGTATCGGCCATTTGCTGGATCCAGGTAGCCCGTTTCTGGAGATCGGCCAGCTCGCGGCTTATGACATGTACGACAATGATGCGCCATCGGCGGGCATGGTGGCGGGCATTGGCAGGGTGCAAGGTGTCGAGTGCATGATTGTGGCAAATGATGCCACGGTTAAAGGGGGTACGTACTACCCCATCACCGTCAAGAAACATCTACGGGCCCAGGAAATAGCCGAGCAGAACCATCTGCCCTGCATTTATCTTGTCGATTCCGGTGGGGCGTTCCTGCCATTACAGGACGAGGTCTTCCCGGATCGTGACCATTTCGGGCGCATTTTTTACAACCAGGCCAACATGTCGGCCAAGGGGATTCCGCAGGTCGCCGTGGTCATGGGATCCTGCACAGCAGGAGGGGCCTACGTTCCTGCGATGAGTGATGAAACCGTGATCGTTCGCAATCAGGGCACGATCTTTCTGGCGGGTCCACCGCTGGTCAAAGCGGCTACCGGGGAGATTGTCAGTGCTGAGGACCTGGGGGGCGGAGATGTGCATACGCGCCTGTCCGGTGTGGCGGATCATCTTGCCGAGAATGACGCCCATGCTCTCAGTCTTGCCAGGCGGGTCATCGCCAATCTGAATCATCGCAAACCAGGTGATCTGGTGATCGGCAATGCTGAGGAGCCGCTTTACGATCCGAAGGAAATCTACGGGATTGTGCCGAAAGATGCCCGTAGACCTTACGACGTACGCGAGGTGATTGCACGCGTGGTCGATGGGTCGCGCTTTGACGAATTCAAGGCGCGTTACGGCACTACGCTCGTGACCGGATTTGCCCAGTTGTATGGCATGCCAGTCGGAATCGTGGCCAACAACGGCATTCTGTTTGGCGAGTCCGCTCAGAAAGGCGCGCACTTTGTGGAGCTTTGCGGACAGCGTGGTATCCCATTGGTCTTCTTGCAGAACATTACTGGCTTCATGGTCGGGCGCAAGTATGAGACTGGCGGCATTGCCAAGGATGGTGCCAAGATGGTGACAGCGGTTGCAACAGTTCAGGTTCCCAAGATCACCGCCATCATTGGGGGGAGTTTTGGAGCTGGAAACTATGGCATGTGTGGACGTGCGTACAGTCCAAGAATGATGTGGACCTGGCCGAATTCGAGAATCAGCGTGATGGGCGGTGAGCAGGCAGCCAGCGTGCTGGCTACGGTCCGTCGCGATGGAATAGAGGCCAGAGGAGGGCAGTGGAGCAGCGACGAAGAGAACGCATTCAAGATGCCCATCCGGGATCAGTATGAGCATCAGGGACATCCATATTACGCGACAGCGCGCCTCTGGGATGATGGTGTGATTGACCCGGCCCAGACACGCAGGACACTTGGCCTTTCTCTGTCAGCCACCCTGAATGCACCGATCGGACCAACCCGGTTTGGCGTGTTCCGTATGTGA
- a CDS encoding PaaI family thioesterase has protein sequence MKQASRTISDKSTVDQNTHGSDVSGAALTAAGWKSRDMPGFMGLAGPLWTRRIEDSGEHPASWQFGLLVQARHLNPVGIVHGGALTTLIDHAVSLQAWSHSGRQPCVTVELTTHFVGAAREGEFLVADAQVTHATRSMLFLRGAISVEDRPVLLAQAIMKVTRS, from the coding sequence GTGAAACAAGCTTCTAGAACCATCAGTGACAAGTCCACGGTCGATCAGAACACGCATGGATCTGATGTATCCGGGGCTGCCCTGACGGCTGCAGGATGGAAGTCACGCGATATGCCGGGTTTTATGGGTCTGGCAGGTCCGCTCTGGACTCGTCGGATAGAGGATTCGGGTGAGCATCCTGCTAGCTGGCAGTTCGGATTGCTCGTCCAGGCGCGTCATCTGAATCCGGTTGGAATCGTGCATGGCGGCGCGCTGACAACACTGATTGACCATGCGGTAAGTTTGCAGGCCTGGTCGCACAGCGGGCGTCAGCCCTGCGTCACGGTTGAACTCACCACGCATTTTGTGGGGGCGGCGCGTGAGGGGGAGTTTCTTGTCGCAGACGCGCAGGTGACGCATGCAACGCGCAGCATGCTGTTTCTACGGGGGGCGATCAGCGTAGAGGACAGACCGGTCTTGCTGGCCCAGGCAATCATGAAGGTCACGCGCAGCTGA
- a CDS encoding Bug family tripartite tricarboxylate transporter substrate binding protein has protein sequence MQRLSSMIKPIAGSVLTAVSLALAAPAALANSYPDKPITIVVAYPAGQGTDVATRYLADLVAKDLGQPVVIDNRPGAGGNIGTSYAARAENDGYTLTMGTNATHVLNQFLYSNTGYEADKDFEPVLLVGAFPMVVAVTTDSPLTSVEELLAAVKADPRAADVAMPSTTARLVVELLKEESGVPLFGVPYKGSANALSDLLGGQIQVTVDTPTATRPHIAGKKLRPIGVTSTEPSKLVPGATPVASQGVPGFDVTAWNALFAPKGTPQAVIDKLNKAFNDVLSRPETQARLLEMGFEVKGGTPADLDEFTSSERVKWEPVIEKAGLKIN, from the coding sequence ATGCAACGACTTAGTTCTATGATCAAGCCCATTGCCGGTTCCGTTCTGACCGCAGTGTCGTTGGCTCTGGCCGCTCCGGCAGCACTTGCCAACAGCTATCCTGACAAGCCGATCACGATTGTCGTGGCGTATCCCGCCGGTCAAGGTACTGACGTCGCAACCCGCTACCTGGCTGATCTGGTGGCCAAGGACCTGGGTCAGCCGGTCGTCATTGACAACCGTCCTGGTGCAGGCGGCAACATCGGTACCAGCTATGCGGCGCGCGCGGAGAATGACGGTTACACCCTGACCATGGGTACCAACGCGACACACGTGTTGAACCAGTTCCTGTACTCCAACACAGGTTATGAGGCCGACAAGGATTTTGAGCCAGTGCTGCTGGTGGGCGCATTTCCGATGGTTGTGGCCGTCACTACCGATTCGCCTCTGACATCGGTTGAAGAATTGCTGGCTGCGGTCAAGGCCGATCCGCGCGCAGCCGATGTGGCCATGCCGAGCACAACCGCGCGACTGGTGGTGGAGTTGCTCAAGGAAGAGTCTGGGGTCCCATTGTTTGGCGTGCCTTACAAAGGTTCTGCCAACGCGTTGTCGGATCTGCTTGGTGGTCAGATCCAGGTAACAGTCGATACACCCACCGCGACTCGCCCGCACATCGCTGGCAAGAAGCTGCGGCCGATCGGCGTGACCTCAACCGAACCCAGCAAACTCGTACCCGGCGCAACGCCGGTTGCCTCGCAAGGTGTTCCCGGATTTGATGTGACCGCCTGGAACGCACTGTTCGCACCCAAAGGGACCCCGCAGGCGGTGATCGACAAGCTGAACAAAGCCTTCAATGACGTGCTGTCTCGTCCGGAAACCCAGGCCCGGTTACTTGAAATGGGTTTTGAGGTCAAGGGTGGCACACCTGCTGATCTGGATGAATTCACGAGTAGTGAGCGAGTCAAGTGGGAGCCTGTCATCGAGAAGGCCGGACTGAAGATCAACTAA
- a CDS encoding CaiB/BaiF CoA transferase family protein — MSANTNGALCGIKVVDLTRVLAGPLCTQMLADNGADVIKVEPPMGDETRKLGPPFGSCGNAAYFSALNRGKRSISLDLSKPRAQAVLHTLLDGADVLVENFLPGTMEKWGIGYEQTLKDRYPGLVYCTVTGFGSDGPLGGLPGYDAVLQAICGVMSINGSTETGSTRVGIPIVDHLTGYVALSEILMALQARHHTGQGQRVEAALFDTALSLLIPHASNWFASGREPELLGSAHPNIAPYDKFRARDGEVFIGVVNDGQFRRFCKHVGLDPLLEDERFSSNARRVSHRDALKQLIEEAISGHDAQALCEALMRVGVPAGSVNSVPQALNHPHVAHRQMVVTDGVYRGLRSPMRLHGTPGQQGSAPPAFAKDAHPILREHGYQDADIRALEASGAMPDMDGVVSR, encoded by the coding sequence ATGAGCGCGAACACTAACGGAGCGCTCTGTGGAATCAAAGTGGTCGACCTGACCCGGGTGCTGGCAGGTCCGCTTTGCACCCAGATGCTGGCCGACAACGGGGCCGATGTGATCAAGGTGGAGCCGCCGATGGGTGATGAAACCAGAAAACTCGGCCCACCATTTGGCTCTTGTGGTAACGCAGCCTACTTTTCTGCGCTTAACCGTGGCAAGCGCTCGATCAGTCTGGATCTCTCGAAACCCCGTGCCCAGGCGGTACTGCACACGCTGCTCGATGGTGCCGATGTGCTGGTGGAGAACTTTCTTCCTGGCACCATGGAGAAGTGGGGGATCGGGTATGAGCAGACTTTGAAAGACCGGTATCCGGGACTCGTGTATTGCACAGTGACTGGATTCGGATCAGACGGTCCACTTGGTGGATTGCCCGGATATGACGCGGTCTTGCAGGCGATCTGCGGGGTGATGAGTATCAATGGGTCAACCGAAACCGGCTCGACCCGGGTCGGCATACCCATCGTTGATCACTTGACAGGGTATGTTGCACTGTCAGAGATTCTGATGGCATTGCAGGCTCGCCATCACACCGGACAGGGGCAGCGAGTTGAAGCGGCCCTGTTTGACACTGCGCTGAGCCTTCTGATTCCACATGCGTCAAACTGGTTTGCCTCAGGACGTGAGCCAGAACTGCTTGGCAGTGCACACCCCAATATTGCACCCTACGACAAGTTCAGAGCTCGTGATGGTGAGGTTTTCATTGGCGTGGTCAATGATGGGCAGTTCAGGCGATTCTGCAAGCATGTCGGTCTGGACCCCCTGCTTGAGGATGAGCGTTTCAGCTCCAACGCTCGACGCGTTAGCCATCGCGATGCACTCAAACAGTTAATTGAAGAGGCCATCAGCGGTCACGATGCTCAGGCGTTATGCGAGGCACTCATGCGTGTTGGTGTTCCCGCCGGAAGTGTTAACTCGGTGCCTCAAGCCTTGAATCACCCACACGTCGCACATCGACAAATGGTTGTCACGGATGGTGTGTATCGCGGCTTGCGTTCGCCCATGCGACTACACGGTACGCCTGGGCAGCAAGGCTCTGCACCACCTGCTTTTGCGAAAGATGCTCACCCTATTCTGCGCGAACACGGATATCAGGATGCCGATATCCGTGCGCTGGAAGCGTCTGGAGCGATGCCTGATATGGACGGCGTCGTTTCGAGATAG
- a CDS encoding FAS1-like dehydratase domain-containing protein, producing MSTQIERSFPKITEAGLDDLRRRIGVKINETAEPWCYEATRDNIRHYAHGIGDDNPLWCDPAYAANTQYGGIIALPSFLFATNRIVSGYVGGLPGVHAMWSGANWTWHKVVSRNDEIRTEAYLKDLIEHDTRFAGRAVQQIYHVDFFNQEGDKVAEADSWCFRTERDHAREKGTKYKEVRERGPRQYTDEELQAAYNLYRNEEVRGAVPRYWEEVNEGEELPVMFKGPMTVTGFIAYAQGWGGLYIRANKMAWRLIDAHPGVGIKNRFGIPDVPERVHWEEDFALEVGAPGAYDYGPERTSWLTHQLTNWMGDAGFLHKTTCQVRRHNPEGDMLFIHGKVKRKFVEDGKHMVEIEQQARNQDDELSAVGTGIVVLPSKG from the coding sequence GTGTCAACACAGATTGAGCGCAGCTTCCCCAAAATCACCGAAGCAGGCCTTGATGACTTGCGACGTCGTATCGGCGTAAAGATCAACGAGACGGCAGAGCCATGGTGCTACGAAGCCACACGCGACAACATCCGTCACTATGCGCATGGGATCGGTGACGACAATCCACTCTGGTGTGACCCGGCATACGCGGCCAACACCCAGTATGGCGGCATCATTGCGTTGCCAAGTTTTTTGTTCGCAACCAACCGGATTGTGTCGGGATACGTAGGTGGGCTGCCAGGGGTACATGCGATGTGGTCGGGTGCAAACTGGACCTGGCACAAAGTGGTCAGTCGCAATGACGAGATCCGAACCGAGGCCTATCTCAAAGATCTGATCGAACACGACACGCGCTTTGCCGGCCGTGCTGTCCAGCAGATTTACCACGTGGACTTCTTTAATCAGGAAGGCGACAAGGTTGCTGAAGCTGATAGCTGGTGCTTCCGTACCGAGCGAGATCATGCCCGTGAAAAGGGCACCAAGTACAAGGAAGTGCGCGAGCGCGGTCCTCGTCAGTACACGGACGAAGAGCTGCAGGCGGCTTACAACCTGTATCGCAATGAAGAAGTCCGGGGCGCCGTGCCGCGCTACTGGGAAGAAGTGAACGAGGGTGAAGAGCTGCCCGTCATGTTCAAAGGCCCGATGACCGTCACTGGCTTTATCGCGTATGCCCAGGGATGGGGCGGCCTGTACATTCGCGCCAACAAGATGGCATGGAGGCTGATTGATGCACACCCCGGCGTTGGCATCAAGAACCGTTTTGGTATTCCGGATGTGCCTGAGCGCGTGCACTGGGAAGAAGACTTTGCACTGGAAGTCGGGGCACCAGGTGCCTACGACTATGGTCCAGAGCGGACTTCCTGGCTGACCCATCAGCTGACCAACTGGATGGGAGATGCTGGCTTCCTGCACAAGACCACCTGCCAGGTTCGTCGTCACAACCCTGAAGGCGACATGTTGTTCATCCACGGCAAGGTCAAGCGCAAGTTTGTCGAAGACGGCAAACACATGGTCGAAATCGAGCAACAGGCCCGCAACCAGGACGATGAACTCTCAGCGGTCGGAACCGGTATCGTCGTTCTGCCTAGCAAAGGTTAA
- a CDS encoding acyl-CoA synthetase encodes MTLLTDYQSYADAQQHFSPEKLWDLFDGNRDSFNIAHECVDRHATSGRDALIVAHADGTDEIISYAELSAESSRFAHFLKEQGVNRGDRVAIMLDPSKAFYVAMFGVIKHGAIAVPMFTLFGPDGIALRVNDCKPVMLLTHAHKAQDVSGVSQSVNVQIYDAEFERSLSGFSDTYPVQSHSNELAVFQYTSGTTRELPEAVKHSHRALVTLMVAALYGTGLRPGDRFFCPSSPAWGHGLWHGTLAPLAMGLTVGAYSGRFNPVRLIEALSQHSFTNMSAAATHYRMIKNSGVASNYQYSFEKLSFTGEPIDDDTADFIKRVFGLEVCSMYGTTEIGVVLVSYPGAPDFAVKRGSLGKPIPGGKVEVHDAKGNECAVGDTGEMMVWRRSEWVRTKDLGRVDEEGYFYHGGRADDVIISAGWTMSAVEIENVMLMHPDVLEAAAIGVPDSLRGQVVKAFIVSGRPESAEFTAEIQDLVKRKLSQHEYPRHVAIVSELPKTPAGKVHRKVLREREAQALAAAQS; translated from the coding sequence ATGACCCTACTTACCGATTACCAGAGTTATGCGGATGCGCAGCAACATTTTTCCCCGGAGAAATTGTGGGACCTGTTTGATGGAAACCGTGATTCGTTCAACATCGCCCATGAGTGTGTTGACCGGCACGCCACAAGTGGCCGCGATGCACTGATCGTTGCCCATGCGGATGGCACCGACGAGATCATCAGCTATGCGGAGCTGTCAGCGGAGTCGTCACGGTTTGCGCATTTCCTGAAGGAGCAGGGCGTCAATCGCGGGGATCGGGTTGCCATCATGCTTGACCCCTCCAAGGCCTTCTATGTCGCGATGTTCGGTGTCATCAAGCACGGCGCGATCGCAGTGCCGATGTTCACCTTGTTCGGACCGGATGGCATTGCCTTGCGAGTGAACGATTGCAAGCCGGTCATGCTGCTTACGCACGCCCACAAGGCACAGGATGTTTCCGGTGTCAGCCAGTCGGTGAACGTGCAGATCTATGACGCGGAGTTTGAGCGCTCGCTGAGTGGATTCTCCGACACATACCCGGTTCAGTCGCACAGTAATGAGCTTGCTGTGTTTCAGTACACATCGGGCACCACCAGGGAGCTGCCTGAAGCGGTCAAACATTCCCATCGGGCACTCGTGACGCTGATGGTCGCTGCGCTGTACGGAACAGGCCTTCGTCCCGGTGACCGTTTTTTCTGCCCGTCCTCACCTGCGTGGGGCCATGGGCTGTGGCACGGTACGCTAGCGCCGCTTGCAATGGGACTGACCGTGGGCGCCTACAGCGGGCGCTTTAATCCGGTTCGACTCATCGAGGCACTCTCCCAGCACAGTTTCACAAACATGTCTGCCGCTGCAACCCACTACCGCATGATCAAAAACAGTGGGGTTGCCAGCAACTACCAGTACAGCTTCGAAAAACTCTCATTCACAGGTGAGCCCATTGATGACGATACCGCTGACTTTATCAAGCGTGTGTTCGGTCTAGAAGTCTGCAGCATGTACGGCACCACCGAGATTGGTGTGGTGCTCGTGAGCTACCCCGGAGCGCCTGATTTTGCGGTCAAGCGTGGGTCGCTTGGAAAGCCGATTCCTGGTGGAAAAGTGGAGGTTCACGATGCAAAAGGGAATGAATGTGCAGTAGGTGACACCGGCGAGATGATGGTCTGGCGTCGCAGCGAATGGGTTCGAACCAAGGACCTGGGGCGTGTGGACGAGGAGGGTTACTTCTACCACGGTGGGCGTGCGGACGATGTGATTATCTCTGCCGGATGGACCATGAGTGCTGTGGAGATCGAGAACGTGATGCTCATGCATCCCGACGTTCTGGAAGCCGCTGCGATTGGTGTGCCAGATTCGCTCAGAGGTCAGGTGGTCAAGGCGTTCATCGTGAGCGGTCGGCCAGAGAGCGCTGAATTTACTGCAGAAATTCAGGATCTGGTCAAGCGAAAGCTAAGCCAGCACGAGTATCCGCGACATGTTGCGATCGTGAGCGAGCTCCCCAAAACCCCTGCCGGAAAGGTGCATCGCAAGGTGTTGCGTGAACGCGAAGCCCAGGCGCTGGCAGCGGCCCAGTCGTGA
- a CDS encoding IclR family transcriptional regulator, with amino-acid sequence MSTVSPTKKPARVRPVPAVSRAIAILRLLGESEQPLGVKAIADELGLVPSTTLHILRVLVSEELIEVDADTKRYVLGGGMITLARSVLEKGSFAERAQPALDRIASSFGVTAMFVEVTAQESVVVLGISHSAQPFRIHTDVGSQFNTLVSATGRLIAAHSNAPWSSLRQKFDAIAWDRRPAFTDWKMEVELAKEQGWSIDRDNFLRGITVLAVPVLAPSGRLSHTLVAAGLSSQFDQDFTTDLAQSMRQEASALSRMTLG; translated from the coding sequence ATGTCCACTGTTTCCCCCACCAAAAAGCCGGCGCGTGTCCGTCCCGTACCCGCAGTATCAAGAGCCATCGCCATCCTTCGTCTGCTCGGAGAATCCGAGCAACCGCTTGGCGTGAAAGCCATCGCTGACGAACTCGGACTGGTGCCGTCCACAACACTGCACATTCTTCGCGTGCTGGTCAGTGAAGAGCTCATCGAAGTCGATGCAGACACCAAGCGATACGTACTAGGAGGTGGCATGATCACGCTGGCCAGAAGCGTTCTGGAAAAGGGCAGCTTCGCTGAGCGGGCTCAGCCTGCTCTGGACCGGATCGCCTCCAGTTTCGGAGTCACGGCCATGTTTGTCGAAGTGACGGCGCAGGAATCGGTGGTGGTGCTGGGGATATCTCATTCAGCCCAGCCATTCCGGATTCACACCGATGTCGGCAGTCAGTTCAACACGCTGGTCAGTGCCACAGGTCGCCTGATCGCCGCACACAGCAATGCGCCCTGGAGCAGCCTGCGCCAGAAGTTCGATGCAATTGCCTGGGACAGACGCCCTGCTTTCACGGACTGGAAGATGGAGGTCGAACTTGCAAAGGAACAGGGCTGGAGTATTGATCGCGACAACTTTCTGAGAGGAATCACCGTTCTCGCTGTTCCTGTCCTGGCACCGAGTGGACGCCTGTCCCATACCCTGGTGGCTGCCGGCCTGTCGTCGCAGTTCGATCAGGACTTCACGACGGATCTGGCGCAATCTATGCGCCAGGAAGCGTCGGCCTTATCCAGAATGACGCTCGGCTAA